A stretch of DNA from Brevibacillus ruminantium:
ACCAGACAGGATTTGAATGACTGTAATAAAGAATGTCAGTCCGCCAAAGCAGTACACAAAGGCAGAGAAATGGTGAGCAGGGTTTACGTGCTCGGGAACTTCATGGTCTGCCAAGTCCCGCCACATCGGAGTGATGTTTAATCGCTCGTCTACCCAGTCATACATTTTTTGCATCATGTTAGTCACTCACCCCCGGACGTAGATTTGGTTTCAGTTTGCCCAGATAGAGCTTGCCGTCTTTTACCTCTGTCTCGTATTCGTCGAGGGATGCAGTCGGCGGAGTGTTCAGGATGTGTGCCCCTTCAATGTTATAGCGTCCAAGGTGGCACGGGCAGAAATACTCGTTTGGCTTACCAGATGGGTCATTCCAGTTTACGGTGCACCCCAAGTGCTTACAAATTGGTGACAGTGCGAGAATTTCGCCTTTGTCGTTCTTTGTCACCCATGCAGACAAGGTCGAATCGGCTTCATACCAACCGTCCTTGGTATGTACCTTAAATTCAACTCGCTTCGGCTCGGGACCAAATTCATCCACGCTGCCAACAGCTACTGTATCTCCACCCGCATGGCCCTTGAGCAAGGGGTCGACCGCAAAACGGATCATAGGTGTGATCATACCCGCAGCAAGGAACCCGCCAGTTCCCATGAGTGCGTAGTTTAGAAATGTTCGTCTGGAAATTTCTTGTTTGTCGCCCATCTCTATTTTCCCTCCTTATCCTGTAGAATCGCACAACGATGGCTTTTTACATACATATACACTAGGTCAATCCCAATCATAGCTAACCCCTAAAAAGATGTCAAGAATGTCCAAGGGACGTGCCGCATGGCAATCCCTCCAGTAGATGAGATTGTTACCATTTTGTCAAAAATGGCAGCTGCCTCGTTGATTTTTATAGTCTCTCCCAAAAAAACAAGGGCTATCGCCCCTATTTCGCCTGCCAGATTCGAATGATTTCTTTCGCCAAAATATCGACGGTTACATCAAATCGCAGAGCAGAGTCGAGCTCCTCATCGCCCACTGTCAAATGATGCACATTTTGCTGCTTTTCACTGATCTGATCCCCTTGAAAATGAAGGCAGATGCGATGGACAAACCCATCTGGAAGGCCTTGGACTCCCGGTTCACTTGCGAATTTGTAACAGACCGGGAACAAAAGGACCCTCCCTTTCAGCTTTTGCTCAATGGAAGCAGCCAGATTCATCAAATAGGTCATACGCAGCACATGTTCCTGTACCTCCAGCTCGGGCCGATACAAATAAAGAGGGAGCAGCGCAGTGTCCACAAAGGGACGTAGCTCCTCCCATTTTTCCATTTCCTGCACGTTCCATTGCATCGCAGTCTCCTCTTTTCCTATGATATCGGAAACTAGCGTATCACGAAATCTGCGCAGCAGGCAATTCCTCATCCCGCGCTTGGGTTATGCCTCCTCGTAGGCCATAATCTCGCGCAATTCCGTTGTCAATTCCAAAAAACGTTCCTTATTTTTTTCAGCCAGGGCAACATCAATTTCCTGATACAAGGTTCGTTTACGATAGAGCCGCACCTGCTCGTCAATAAGCATTTCCGAAAGCAATCCTGATACCTGTTGATTGTTGCTTCCATAGGTGTTGGAGTAAAAATTGGGCCATTCCATGCACATCCCTCACTTCAATAAAATGGTGGTTTCTGTAAAGCCGTTATATTTTCGGAGCCACGACTGGCTGGCGTAGGTTCCCGAGTAGATCCACTCTCCTTCGTCCACCTGCCCCACCCGAATCAGACCGAGATGCACCATCATTTTTAAAATGCGATTGACCAGAACACTATGGGGTTCATCGTAGTAAAAAGCGCGAATCCACGGCTGCAGACTTCTAATAAGCTCAGACTGACTGACCCAGCCGTTTGCCGCCATCATCGGGATGAGCTGAACAAGCATCGGCAGGTTGGGTATGGCCCGTTTGTACAGACTGATCCAAAAACGAATGACCTCATGGTACAGAGCATCGCTATAAGATTGGGCAAGCCGTTCCCCGCCCTCATCCGAAAGGCTGACCTGTCCGGGGACTTCCTCAATCCACCGCTGGTAATAGCAAAAGTCGTAAATCAGTGAAAACCTGTCCGGATACAGATCGAAGTGAAGTCCATAACCAAAGCGCCATTTCTGGGGCAACAACGGTTCTTCTTTTACCTGCAAAAATTGAAATAGCTGCTGCTGGTAACGCTTGTACATCCCGCCGTCTGCCGTAAGCGGAACTGGCTCTCTCTGCAGAAATTGCAAAAATTGCATGATATCATCGACGAGTGCTGTCCCCTCGTCCCGATACGCCTCTGGTTCGGACAAAAAGGGCTTCGCCTCTGCTTGCCATTTTCTGAGCCATGCCGAAAGCAGCGGCTCCCGTATGTCCTGGGGAACCTGATATTGACCGACAGCTCTTGTTTTTGCAGGAAAAATCCAGCCTCGCTTCATGGCTTGAGCGATAAATTTTCTCGCTTCTTCTTGCTTGCGCTCCTTCCTCGCTTCCAGCGCAACCCCTGCTTTCGCCAACAGATCTTCCAGAGACATTTCTGTACGTTTGTCCAGAAACAGGAGCAGGAAAAAATGCGATTCCTCAGAAGACAGCTGCTCCATTTCCCGTGCGATAATCTCCCTATGGCGCAAATTGGACAAAAGCGAAGTAATTAATTCGTTTTTTGAATTTGGATTGCACTCGCAACCGTAGTGATTGGCCATCTGATGGAGTTGCCGGATGTCGGTGTAGACCATGATCTCAGCCAAGTTCATCTGGGCATCCCTTCCTTGGTCGAAGGTTTTTGTTACCCACCATTCTTGCCAGATTCCGGCAAAATAAACAGGAAGCCACGATTGTGACTTCCCATCCCCTGACTCTATTCTTCTTCGGTATTCCAGTCATCCAGCAATTTTTGATACGTTTTTACATCGTCATAGCGCCCCGCCTGTGTCAACAGCGCAACCAGTCTGCGGATCTGGTCCAGATCAAAACCGGACAGCTCGACGTATTGCTCAAGCGCTTCTATTGCTTTCTCTGTCTTTCCTTGTGACAAATAGATATCGGCTGACAAAGGATATCCCGCCACGTACTCTTCATCCAAAGCCAATAAGCTGCCTACAAATGATTGAGCCTCTTCGAGCTTGCCCGTATGGAATGCCATCATGGCGCAGCCGTAGAAAATTTCAGCACTCTGCTGCTGCTCCAGCGCGTGTTGAA
This window harbors:
- a CDS encoding QcrA and Rieske domain-containing protein, with product MGDKQEISRRTFLNYALMGTGGFLAAGMITPMIRFAVDPLLKGHAGGDTVAVGSVDEFGPEPKRVEFKVHTKDGWYEADSTLSAWVTKNDKGEILALSPICKHLGCTVNWNDPSGKPNEYFCPCHLGRYNIEGAHILNTPPTASLDEYETEVKDGKLYLGKLKPNLRPGVSD
- a CDS encoding DUF2487 family protein — protein: MQWNVQEMEKWEELRPFVDTALLPLYLYRPELEVQEHVLRMTYLMNLAASIEQKLKGRVLLFPVCYKFASEPGVQGLPDGFVHRICLHFQGDQISEKQQNVHHLTVGDEELDSALRFDVTVDILAKEIIRIWQAK
- a CDS encoding IDEAL domain-containing protein → MEWPNFYSNTYGSNNQQVSGLLSEMLIDEQVRLYRKRTLYQEIDVALAEKNKERFLELTTELREIMAYEEA